From Theropithecus gelada isolate Dixy chromosome 5, Tgel_1.0, whole genome shotgun sequence:
TAAAGTTGAATATGTCAGTGAGACACTTGAAATAGACTATTGCATTTGAACCTTCTTATCAATAGCAATCAAAAAACCCTAATTCCAAACTGGCTGTTTCTGAATATACAGCCAAGACAAATGGCAATTAGAACTGTTAAAAGTAGTTTCTggctgggtccagtggctcacacctgtaatcccagaactttgggaggctgaggcaagaggatcacttgagcccgtgagttcaagacaggcctggacaacatagggagacccccccatctctataaaaaacaataaCTAAATTAGCCATTAGCCAcaggtgcacacctgtggtcccacctactcaggaggctgagatgggaggatcacttgagcacagggtATCAAggtgcagtgaactatgattgttcCACTAGACTccatccagcctggatgacagaggaagaccctgtcgcaaaagagaaaaaaaaaaaaaaagtagtttctgGTGATGACATATCAAGAGCAAGAATTTTTGACTGGCACAAAAGGTTTAAAGAAGGTAGGGATGACACCCATGGTGATGTGCAAAGCGGTCATCCAGTCACCCACAGAATCCAGTTAAATGCTGAGAGCCAGAAATTCGGTTTTCTCAAATAGCCAATTAACTGTGAGAAAATAGCAGAAAAGTTTCATTCTGTAAGAAAACTTGCAGCTGATGAAAGCTTCCAGGAAGACTGTTATCTCCTGCTATTGTGGCTGAAGATCTAATGGAGGCCAAAGCAAAATAGAGCTAAGCAGGAGCCTGCAGCTTGGGTGTGTATTCAGGGCACAATcctgttttgtttcattggtcttgGAGAAATTTCAGGCTGAAACAAGCTGAGCATCCAAACATTTTAAACAGGTTTTTGTAGGTATGTGATTTAAACAGCGTGAAACTTGTAGAGCTGgatatgaccaaaaaaaaaaaaaagaggatggaaCTAGAAGTTTATTAGGAGGAACAAACTGTTATCTCACGGTAAGGAACTAACTGTAGGAgaatttctaccttaatttcttCAACGTGAGCTCATCAGGTTACCTGCAGGCTAAGCAGTTAAACCTTCAACAGGGAGCTAGCAATTGTTATTCTGTATGGACACATCTCAAAAGTAGTCTGGGATTGGCCATACTTGGGCAGAAATATTTAACTTGTAATAATGAAACTTCTTTTGAGAGTGGGAGATGGAGCTCAGATGTTGGAAACAGGGAttcaattaagaaagaaaaaactgaagaatTGTGGGCAgtttaagtattaaataaaaatatactgttcTCTTTCATTCTTCCCACCCACCAAAAAGTGAGGACCTGATTACGTTCAGAATCTCACAATACTTTGTTCTTTATAGAAtctaaatttcacttttaaatggatttttatatataaactgtTCATCTCTAGGATTTATAATAAAGGGCAAATAGGGTTCAGTTTGATCCTAACTTTCATCATGAGAATGAGATTCTATAGTTTGAGAAGTTTCAAAGGGTATGAacaataatatatacaatattttcaaGTGACTGAGGTTTGACCTTCATATCCTATGCTTCAGCTCTAACAGCATTCATTAAAGGAAAGCTTGAATTACTTGAATATTCATGAGCCCACGAATAGCCTCAAGTACATCATGGTCCAGTCAAATGGTGGTTTTGCTGAAACACTGTAATAAAAAAGCATTAGTAATTCATGTCAGTTGATACAAGGTATTCTTACAGAGAATAGGTGAAAAATGGTTTCACACAAGAAATTTTGATACACCTAGAAAATGTAAAGGATTTCAGGTAGTATTTTGTCAATTAACATGTTTAGGGAGCTAGGTGAACCATGTGTTATTCCATCCCATAATAAATTTAAGTATGAACTTCTCATTAAAACACTTAGGTTCTTTGCCCCAatttccttcccagtctctagtatAGTGCTGTTTAAGTGTAGTATCCCATAATTCAGAATTAATATTACTGCAACCTAGTGGCAAGGACTTAAGTCAGAGCCTTGTGGTAGCTGACCCTGGGAAGACTAGTTTTATTAGTGATACTACTTTTCtggagtcagagtcttgctctgttgcccaggctggagtgcagtgacagtcatgtctcactgcaaccttgaacttgtgggctcaagtgatcctccctcctcagcctccaaagtagatTAGACGACCGTGCCCAGCgaagtttttgactttttgtagggatggggtcttggctgtgttgctcaggctggtctcgaattcctggcctcaagcagtccccttgcctcagcctcccaaagagctgggattacaggctgtgcCTAGccgatatatatttttttaaaggacactAGTACCATTATGTCCTTTTAAGTCCTCTTTTACATGTTACATACACCAAAAACACCTAATAGGCTGACAGATGCTCCCTTTGTGCCAAATATTGAGAACCTTCTCTTGCCCAGAGATTCAAGTTTacatttcttaaaacacaaaCTGAAACTGAAGTTTATGAAAACATTATCTCACTTTAGCAGTTTGTATTACCTCCAGGACACTACTGGCTGAAGCTGTACAGCCCACAGGGCAAAAATTATAATTAGAATGCTTTTTCTATTGTCTTAATTTGCTTCAGTTACTGAATTTATAAAATGTGGTGTCTTGTACTGTATAAATACAAGTGTGCATAAATGACTTTCCAATAAACCATAAATTGATTCCTTACTTTTCACAATGCTTTATTAGGAGGTATCTGCTGACCCCACATATTTTAGCCATATGCTCATGTATCTCAAGATTAAAgtctaaatacattttaaattcatggtCATACCTTTAAAAAATGACCAATGAATATATATAGGATCTACTCCCAACCACCCACACGGCACTAATAAAAACAGTGGAGGCAGGCTGAAGTGGTGGGGTTCTTGCCCCAGCTATATTTGTGATCTTAgaggttgctgtaacaaattacaagttggtggcttaaaacagcaatttattctcagttctgaaggccagaagtcagAAATTAGTTTCACTGAGCCAAATCAAATGATGCTTCTCAAGAGGCTCTGATGGGGAATGTTTCTTGGcatctcccagctcctgggggctgCCTCACTCCGATCTTCAAGGCCAGCATCTTCCAATCTGCTGTGTGTGGATCTCCCTCGGGCTCTCTCTCATGAGGGAACTTGTGATCGCATTTAGGGCCCACTAGGATTATCCAAGGTAATCTCCCCATCCTGAGATCCTTAATCTAATTATAATATCTGCAAATAAGGTAACAAttacaggttccagagattagacCTGATTATCTCTGGAGGCAGTCATTCAGACTACACTGTCTTTCCAGGTTCTGACAGGTTGTCTCTTCTGAAAAGTTGGCTGCATCATGCAATGCTACAACAGTACTGCTAATAAAACCCTGCAGTAATGGAAATGTTTTCTATCTATGCTGCCCCtaaccacatgtggctgttgATCCGTGGATGTGTTACAGGGCCTCTGCCCAAGTAACTCAAGGGGGAGAAGACCACCACCAGGACTCCGTGGAGTGCTTTGTGAAACCAGTGGTTATTCTTGACAACTATTTGCTAGAGCCTTTTTATCTGTGCTGCCCCTAGCCACATGCAGCTATTGAATATTTGAAATGTGGCCAATGAGTTATCACAACCAACCATatccactgatttttgtatacttgCTCACTGGTTCTTACGATACCTAGAATACTACTTGATCCATAGTTAAATGCTCCATTAAAAGAACATTAGAGCTATTCCAGTACTATGTAAATACTAAGTATCAGTTCCAGTTTTAGTAGATGTGCGGCCGAAACATGCACAATACTAAATATCAATATTGTCATTTTGTTCTAACATTATGACTCTATGgtattataaaaatgattaaatagtACTACCAACTAATATATCATTTGCTGAGTACTTACTACTTACCAAGTAGTCTGATGTATCACATATTACTCGTTAATAAAACCTAACACTAAGTGGTTTAAGATCACACATAGAGATCTGAACCTAGGCTCAACATTATGCTGCCCTTAGAAGGGGACTATAAGCCACTTACCTACAAAATGTCAAGCACCTGACTAGACCCTCTGTAATATGGTGGGAACCAAGGGGGACTTTACAGAATGGAGAGAAGCACAGGCAGTTAGGCAAGTTCACACACAATGTGCAATGTAGTTCTGATGCTACAGGGCCATTACATAGAAGGGCTGGTGGTGGTCAGAGAAAAGTTAGGTTAAGAGCAGTAAGGTATAAGGCAATAGGGAGCATTCCAGTTAAATTAAAACATTCAGAGCCCGGAATGCCAGAGCACATTGCCATTTTACAAGAGTTTGAAAATAACCAACTCTCCACTACTGTATACAGACATTAAGTCCTCCCCTCCAAGGGCACTTCTCTATAGCTTCACTGCTTCTCCAAACCTTTAAACACAACTatcctcagggcctttgcactagttttccctctgcctagaatgctctcCCCTCAACTATATATAAGGCCATGACATCTCCCTCAGCTCTTTCATGTCGAGTGAGGCCTCGCTTGCCGGGCATGTTAAGtcatctccctttccttccctccttagCAATTATAGCCAGCTAATGCATTAGTTGAATATTTTTTgtactagtccattctcacattgctataaggaactgagactgggtaatttataaagaaaagacttgTCTCATCTCAGCAGGCTGCACAGGGAGCTTGGCTGTTGAGGcttcaggaaactcacaatcatggggTATGTCTAAAAGGAAGCACATGGCCAAAGTAGGAGgaaggggaggtgccacacttttaaTCTAAActctgccattcttctgcctctgacTTGAGAAAACGTGCACAATTGCataacctttatttttaatttttcttcaggctggagcacagtgacaagatcatgggtcactgcagtctcaacctcttgggctcaagcaatccttctgcctcattttttgtagagatgaggtgttactatgttgcccaagatagtcttaactcctgacctcaagcgatccccctgccttggccttcccaagtgctgggattacaggcaccagccactgccCCAGCCACACTACACatctaaacaaccagatctcatgagaactcactatcataaggAACAGTAAGAGGGAAATCCACCCTtttgatccaatcacctcccaccaggcccctcctccaacattgcgattacaattcaacattatCTGAACTTATGAGCAATTACCTAAACTTATGAGGCTAGACTTTACAATATGGAACATAAAAGTTTAGATAAAAAGGTAAGAACAGTGCTATGAATTAAGAATGACTCcaagataaatattaaatacttgctacatagacacacaaaaaaaccagaatgcgCTGACAGATACTCATTTTGTGCCAAATTTTGTGAAACTTCTTCGGCTCAATgcaatgaaataatacaaagagtTCATATTCCTAACAGCTCTACTGTGGTCCTTTCCTAGTTTAATTCTTAACTGTTACAGCAGGACACCAAATCTCAAGAGACAGGTGACTTTCCAGAAGTCACACTGCTGAAAAGTTATACACGTGAAGCCTCTCAGAGATACTCACATGTGATGAAACTTGAGTTACCCCTAATCCATTTCTTTACCTATGAAATGGGAGAATAGAATCTGTAAGGTtggcagagagaaaagacaagagaCCCAAGGTCAGGCAAGTAAGTTTATTAACCTGCCGGGCTTCTCCACCAGTCAGAGGTGGCAGCCCTGAGCTTACAAAATGAGGGGTTTCTATGGGGGAGAGAGACCCGGGGGGTTGTTAGTTGATTAACTACCACATTTCATCTCGTGGCCGGCTTACAATATATTATCTTGTGAAAACAGGAATTTACAAGGGGGTGTAACTTAGGTTTATCCATGTTTCTCATGACCTCCCCCGTGCCACCCGGAGGGCTTCGGTGTAGCAAGTCTGGGGACCTTGCTGTGGCACCTAGATAAGGGTTCAGGAATGCAGCTGCAGAGTATTCAGGTTAAGGGTCAGCTGCATTGAGTTGGCGGGGGCGGGGTGGTCCTGGGGCAGCTTGTCCCTAACAGAATCCACCTCTGAGTTGtgacaattaaatgaaaaaggCTGAAAAGGTGAACATGAAGCACCTGCTACATTGCCCTGTTGCCACCAGCGTTGTCCCACTGCTCTAGCTCCTGTGGCACTGCACGGACACGTGGTTGCTACAAGTTAGTACGCATATTTGGCCTTATTAGAGGCACTTTCCTATTGTAACTGAAGGGATAGTTGGCTTAAGTCAACTGAAATACCAGCAACAGGACATTCCAGCTTCAATGGCTTGTACCTGTAGTTGTCAACCTatagaaagaaaagttttaaaatgacgttttaaacaaagaaaacgGAAATGTATCGCTTGTTCTACAAACTGTgtaaagaaaatcacaaaggCGCTCAAGTTGTAACGAAATGTTTTCTGGTTCAGGTGTGACTCCAGACAGGATCCAAAGGGGAGATTTCCAGTCTCTTCTCTGGGTTTTATGGAGACTTACTTTACCCTTCTGTGTTAGCCTCTTAAAGCACTGGGTCAACCTTAAAAGGGCACAGGAAAGGgtgctttgggattttttttctttgattttacagGGTTCACTATTATTTCCTGCGTTGCTCTCCATACCTCGTGGATCTCTGCTTCTCTAAGTCTGAAACCACCACTAGAAACAGCTGTTTTGTTTGGTGAGCATCTACATGGATGTTTCCTTCCAGTTAAGGGGAGGCGGATTCGGACCTTGGCGACAAACAGACGCCGGGGAACCCTCCGGTATCACTGGCCACGTGCTCCGGGTTGAGTCATTTCCCCCTGCTCAAGGCTACGAACATACCTGTGCTAAGAACTGAGGCAGCTGCACTTCCGCAGACGTAAGAgacgaactcctgagctcaaggtcGGCTGGGGTTGGGTTCCTGTCGCCGCACGCGTGGCCCGCCCGAAACCCGCTACAAAGTAGTGGCGCGTCCGCCCTGGCGAAGCAAAGGGCAAAATTGTTACGGTGCCCGGGACCTGCCCCGGGAACCTCTGGCTGTTCCTCTGGGCGCGGCGCCTGTGCCTCGCGCGGCCCCGGGACGAGCACTGCCGCCCGCCCCCCGGGCAGCCGAGGGCTGCTCTACCCCTCCGTTCTGGCCGCCGGGAGCAGAGAAGCTCGGGGCGGGCAAAGCTCGTGGGGACACCGGGCGAGCCCAGCCCTGATCCGGCCCGCGGGCCGGCCGGGCGCCCTCCCCTCCAGAGACCGAAAGCCGAAGGCTGAAGACGCACTCACCGCGCGATTCCAGCTGACAAAGAGGCGGGCAACCTGCGCCAGGCGAACAAACCAGAGAggcggcgcggggcggggcggggcgggggaggggaggaggagggtcGCGGGGCCCGCAGCCAATCCCGGGAAGACTCTGGGCGAGGGCGGGGCTCGCAGCGGATCCCTGGAGAAGTCGGGGAGCTCAGCCAATCCCGGGAAGACCCTGAGCGGGGCGGGGTGGAGGGCCGCGGCACGCACAGCCAATCCCGGACGGGGCAGGACGGGCCTGGCCATTGGCTCTCGGTGTCCGGGGCCGACCTAGGTCTGGCTCTTGCAGTGGCGCGGAGATAAGCTGTGTCTGCGCGCAGAGCATTCTCGGAATTAGATTCTTCAGGCTCCCCACCAATCCCCGGCGTTGGTGATTCTGGTGCTCTTAGGCCCTAGACCCTTCCTCGGGTTCTCTTGTGGGGAGGCCATCGAGGTTACTCTACGGCTGGCCTAAGGCCTTGAGATTCCGTTTCCTAAAGCCACACTAATCCGATGTGTGTTCATAATCTGTGTCCGCCTAAACCGTAAGCTTAAAGAGAAGCCACGACCATGTCTTGTTCGACAAGCTCACTCCCATGGCCTCTCCTAAAGCTAGGACTGCCTCCTTTCCTCATGCTCCCTCTTTATTCATTTGCAGAGTCCAATAAGTAAACCATAATCAGTTGGAGGGTGGGAGTTGGGGAGGTTGAGAAGGCAGCCATAGCAGTCTCAAGGTAACAGGCTCAAACGTGGCAAACAAGTAGAATAAAATTGGAGTATATGCCAAAAGGAGAACTTCTATTACTGTTTCACATACTTACCATCTGCTAACAAATCTaatcctcaaaatatattttgtcatctCCAAATTATAGATGGGGAAATAATTATGttatgtgacttgcccaaagtcacagagcagcTAGCCAGTGGTagatccaggatttgaactcaagcaGCCTGAAGGCAGAGCTCCTCAAACACCATGCTACCTAGCCTTTCCCCAGGTATTGAGGATGGAGCAGGAAgggaaaccaaaaaatagccTACATTTGGTTAACTGATCAAGACAGGCAGCTCTGGTGGGGTTGTAGCCTTGCAAGCAGAAAGAACAGCTCGTCCAGAGCCCCAAGGTAAACAGGAAAGGGATTTACCTGTTTAAGGACGCCCAGAAATGGAACATAAGGAGCAGAATGGCCTGAGATGAGAATGGCTTGGGGCCAGACCATGCCAGAAACCCTGgaagagttgttttgttttgctttgttttgtttttgagatggagtcttactctgttacccagactggagtgtggtggcgcgatcttggctcactgcagcctccacttcccaagttcaaacgattctcctgcctcggcctcctgggtagctgggattacaggcacacaccaccatgcctggctaatttttgtatttatggaaGAGTTTATATTTTGTGCTAACGATGATGGAAAGCTGTTCaagtgctttttttgtttgttttcgtgtgtgtttttttaaacagtggAATGATAGGATCTGATGTAGGGTGTGGTTTCGGGTGTGATTAAGGTGATTTTGGTGGGAAGACGAAGTTGAATAAAATTTACCAGTAAACCCTAGCAGCTAGTCATCATCTTGCAGATATTCAGAGGATCTTGTTGAAACCGGAGAATGAGTATCAGTTTATTGTCCCCTCACCTTTCTCAAGAATCTTCCAAACATATCTCTAGTTGGAATCTGTCCTTTTTATAGTCCCTTTTGATAGCTGAGAGATATTACCTTTCCTTTAACTATGGCAATGAATTTGGTCAGGCTACATgggaaaatataggaaaagagaAGTAAATCTCCTTAGTAAAGAGACTAATGCAGGAATTCAGCAGCAACCTAGCAGGGGCTGGGGGTAGTTGTGTAGAAtgtcttctcccctcccccaaccaggAGATAAAAATGGGAAGGAATTATGAAAGAATTACATTTGTGTTTGATTCAAGAGAAATTCACCTTAATCTGAAGGCTTCACATTTCTGACCAAATACCTCAATTCAATGAACATGAAAAACTCAGTTCATTTGAAATAGTAAAACTTCACTGGGCTTAgaggagaaatgtctattaaataCAGAGATGATAGAACAAAATAAACTGATTTATAATTGCTTTTAAGTTAGGTTCAAGATAATATGTATTTGGTACTAAAAATGCTTACAATACAGTTTAAAGAGAATTGTTTCAATTGGGTTCATTATTAGGCCTAATTTTTTGAGAGAAATTAATATGtccaatccttccttccttccttctttctttctctctctctctctctctttctttcctttctttctttttctttctttccttccttccttccttccttccttccttccttccttccttccttccttccttccttccttccttccttccttccttccttccttctttctctctttctctgtatctctctccctccctccctgcctccctcgctccctcccttccttccttcgttttcttttctctcttgctctctctctctttcttgctctctctctctctctctcatctctctccctctccctttcttttccttttgacagGGTCTTTATCACTtcggctagagtgcagtggcacgatcatagctcatggGTCTAGctccaactcctaggcttaagtgatcctcccgcttcagcctcccaaagcattggcattacaggtgtgagccaccacgcctggccagtctGTCCAATTTGAGGGAGTTCAGTCTGTCCAACTTTAATCTGTCTGAAGTTGAATAAAGAATACTCACCAGCCCTCCAGATATTCTCAGTTGGATTTCCCAGAGACACCACAAAATCACTCTTTTGGCCCAGAGTTTATTCTCTTCTTCCACCTGTCCACTTCCTTTTTGTGTCTTCTGTCTTGAAGAATAACAATTCCTTATCCCAGCTGTCCAGGACTTAGAGCAAATGctttcctttctcagcctcctcctccatTTCTCAGCCTCCTACTTCCTCGTCTTCTTCCATGCAGGCAGTTCTTCCTATTGACCATCCACGAGTCTGCCTCTTCTTTCCAGTCCTTGCTTGTACTTTAGTTCTAGCTCCATCATTTACTTTCAGCATCATCCACTGCAGTAGCCTCCACCTTCATTCAGCTTCCCTGTCTCCAGTGTTTCCTTCCCTATGAATTCTTCCACACTGCTGTTATCTCCATTGGAAATTGTTAAATGGTTCTTTGCTGCCACCAGGAAAAAAACCGACCCCCACCTATCTacctcctcctcccacttcccACATACCTATTATGATCCAACCATGCTGAAATAACTGCAGAGCCCTGAATGCTGTCCAGCACTGTCCCATacaactttctgcagtgatggaaatattctgtatctctGCTGTCCAGTATGGGagccatatgtggctattgagtacttgaaatgtgaaTAGCACAACACAAGACCTGGATCTtaaactttatttacttttaactaatttaaatttaaatagtcatgctgggcctggtggtggtatgcctataatcccagctatgtgggcagaagtctgaggtgggaggatcccttgaggccagaagtttgaggctgcagtgtgctctgacagtgcctgtgaatagccactgcactccagctgccacaatatagcaagaccccatctctaaagaaaaaaaaaaaaaattagctaagcatggcagaataggcctgtagtcccagctactcaggcagctgaggcaagaggatcacttgagctcaggattcaaggctgcagtgacctatgatggcaccactgcactacagcctgagtgacagagcaagatatctaagatagataaatagataaaaatagaagtcacATGTGGCTGGTAGATACTACATTGAACTGCACAACAGTTTACATccttgcttctcaaagtgtgatccatCAGCATGGGTATTCCCTGGAAACTTGTAGGAATGCATCTCAGGCCTCATCCCAGATCTGCTGATTCAGAATCTGCATTccacaagatccccaggtgatcggtatgcacattaaagtttcaAGAGCCACAGCTCTAATAAGCTCTTGCTTCCTTGGCTTTTACATGTACTGTTCTCTTGGTCTGGGCTGTCTGTCAcctgttcttttttccttaactCCTACATGTCCCTTGAGACCCATCTACACTCACAGCCTGCTGTTAATATGGTAATCTAGAGGGTAGGGGATGAAGGATATGGGGAAAGGagtgagagggaaagagaaaatatctatGATAAAACCGCTTGTATCTTGTAATCTTAAATAACTATATGTATGTagttataaatacacacatacacatatatactatgtatatatttatggtatagtatgtatatatgtatagtattctatgtatatacatgtgtaagtatagtttgtctgtgtgtgtgtgtttgtgtgtaaaaATATGGTTACTACAATGTCAGTGGTAGTTCTCTCAAGGTGATGGGATTTCATGTGTcttactttctaaaaatatttttgaggtatCATTCAAATTCTTTACAATGAGCATGTATTActgatatataattttaattacagaaaacaaaataaagactatattagccttttgtcagaaaCTGCAAGAACATGATATCAGAATAAAGTATAGTGTTTTACAAAAAAGGAGAGCCCCCGCCTTCCACAATTAGAGATACTCCCTTGTCTACAACACAAGAGCGGGCAGTAGCCATGGCATAAGCAACAACTGACCTGAAAGCAAAAGAATGATCTCTTGTGGTGCCTCCACTGCTGTCTCCTGTGTctaccctcccacccccacagcaGACATGGTCCTAGCACCACGACAATCACCTCTTCTCTGTCCCTTGCCTGACTCCTAGCTGGGGCTGGAGCCTGAAAAGGGGCCTTAGGTGCACAGAGAGGGTCACCTGGAATCACTAGAAGCATCTGCAGAAGTATATGGATATGTTGGGTGACTCAGATGACATCTTATTTGGCCCTTAGCATCAAGGATTTATTCTATCAAATACTCTATTAAGaactaatgttttcatttattggctattatatttcttttctaaattttggcaattttttctttactgaaaaaaaCGTGACAGTTACCTGAGAGGTTATTTTAAATTCATGGCAAAATGTGTTTTGCTGAGCTATGGGATGCAATTTCTGCACATCTTAGTGCGCTCAGCTGTGGAAGTCAGTTATAGGGTATAGAGCTCTGGTGGTAGGGTAAGGCCCAAAAAGCCACCAGAATGAATAGAGGAGAAAACGTAGCCTGGAGCCAAGACA
This genomic window contains:
- the LOC112624337 gene encoding putative uncharacterized protein DANCR, coding for MVNRKNCLHGRRRGNTAYLRATARARPRSAPDTESQWPGPSCPVRDWLCVPRPSTPPRSGSSRDWLSSPTSPGIRCEPRPRPESSRDWLRAPRPSSSPPPPRPAPRRLSGLFAWRRLPASLSAGIARADAPLLCSGFRAGHACGDRNPTPADLELRSSSLTSAEVQLPQFLAQVDNYRYKPLKLECPVAGISVDLSQLSLQLQ